CTGTTATATCTTCCCCTCTTTTGTATGCAATCCACGGTAATATTTCCACTCGAAGTGTGGCAATTGGATGTGTCTGTATGCACTGAACCATGCGAAAGATATGAGAGTTTCAACTTCAGGGGACTTGTATGTAAGATCAGGCCTAGTTTTTTTTCAGTCCTTTTGATCGTCGATATAAATTACCAACAGGGAGACCCACACCATCGCTTGTCAACAGAGATACCTGGAAACCGTGAAGGTAGAAGGCGCCTCAGGGACTCTGAACTCTTTTATAGTACTCCTTTGTACCGCCACTTGTTAGGCTCATTTTGAACCTCATGGAATAGCTAAATTTTTCACCAGCTTAAATTTTAGatggaaatttttattttgttaatctcggccattttgaactttaagagtctgtaaatattgggtaatttgtcttTCTACAACAACATTTTGCACGGTGGGTGCTGGTTGTTAttattgatttcgaaagggaataaTGTAATGTTCCCTTACTGAAAGTTTTGAGTAAAAGTTGAAATCTTGTAATATCCAGGCGTTAACTTATTACAGCTCACCGTTATAGAGGTACCCGGATTCTCAACCATGTATTACAGCTCACCGCCTCCCTTCGGGGAATAGTTATTCGAGAGGAtgtcgggatacagaaacagcgtaCAGACTCAAAGTCTTCACAGTTAACACCGCGTATTTCCTATACAAAGATGTTACATAATATCATGTGCTGTCCCTTCTTCAAGGTCAAGTGCCTGTATTCGTAAAGACACCTCCTATATACAATCTGTAAAATGGTTATTTAAATATTATTGTCATCTCATCATTAGTGTCCGTACCTAGTAATGACGTATTTATACATCGTCCACAATTCTGAACCTGGCCGTTGGTATTTATGCAGAATTGATGTCAAAGTGAATGATCTCTGTAACAAGCTATCTTAAGAACCATCGTAAGCATGAGCTGGCTGTATAAAGGAttgaattacatgtaaatgtgatTCCTGAGTGTATATTGAGAGTTTGTCAGTCACTAACAATGCTGAAAAGAGGTATTTCAGTTTTGACAACACATATCGAAATGATTAGGTTGAACATGCTGGAAATGTCCTCTTAAAGTTTTATCCAATGCTGCACTGTGTTCAGTTATGATGTGTGTTTTCTCCCCCGGGAAATTGCTCGTCTCGTTCAGACGAAAGACATTAACTGTGTACAATTTTTGTCCATTCAAAATTTCTATCAGGAATTTGACAGAACCTATACGGACACACACGCTGTTACCTGAGAACGaagatagccctgcgtaccgtgctttgtgttcccggcgttatacggcctcccaccacaggcagtataacgccgggaacacacagcacggtacacAGGGCTAAAAACGAAGACAGCCTAATGTTGACAGACATCGGGTGTTGCATTACTAATAGTTGATACATGTTCTCGCCTCAGCTGTGTCACACTACGTATATTGCTTTCGGGCAAAAGAGAATACGCctctttttcagatttatacACTGATATCAACAAGCTGACATATGACGTCAGCAATAACTTATTCGGAATTGAAAACAACGTCTATTCGAAGAAATTTAGAAGTCCCTGTTATGAAATTTGACAGTTTCAATATGCAATTTCAGCCATCGGCTCAGATTGAACGGgaatattattctgaaaagCTGTACATATGAAAATGTAACAGTTGTATCCATCATCTCCTATTCTGGCTGTGCTTCTAACAAACCCAGGGGCGGTGACCGCGCATGTGCGTCGTGACTTGTCTTATGTATTTTTATAAAAGAAACGAACGGATGTAATTATTATAGGAGGAAGAGAAGTCGTGTCTGGTAAAGAATGAATGGGCTTAGAAATAACACATTTCCTTAGCCGATATGCATTATTTCATATTGTGTGTGGCTGTTTCAGATACATTAAGAGGCGTCGATGTAAAAGATTTCCCGTGATCCTGTTTCGAAGAACGGTGTCTCTTTTCTAATGATAAATGTTTTGCGGGAAAATTTCTGACGCCACTATGTTTGATAAATAGGAAATAAATTGCAGAAAAAATATCGGCAACAGAATATGGATTAACTGTATAATCAGCGATTCGATGAATATCTTTTTTTACATTATACGTGTCATCTTCATTGTGCCGCCTTTTGATATGTGGTTGAAAGACTTATTTGTGTGCAGGGATTGATATTGTCGCATCCGTCTCCTGCATTCAGATGAACCTACTTCTCTTTTATTCCGACGTCTATGTACGGCAGCGAGTGTCGCTCTAAGAGTTtatatatatcatttcattTTCGGGTTTTTTTCACTTATATGTATATTCCAACCATCTTTTTGCCAGGCTTGCATCTGGAACCATGGGAGATTGCTCTGATTGTCGGTGGCGTCGGCTGTTGCATTCTGATCGTGCTGTGCATGTGCTGTAAGACGAAGAAGAAAAAAGCCCAGGAACAGCAAGAGTACAAGGCAGTCAGCGAGGGCGAGGAAAGCATCCAACTTCAGGACCGGCCAACGAACTGTAGCGAGAGGAGAGACTCGTACCCGCAAACGCCCGGATACCACACCCTAAAACACGCCGGCCCCGAGCAGGACGAAGAGGAAACTACCTCCTGCTCTCGTCTCTCGACAGCTGGCGCCCCGGATAACGTGTCTCGTCCGGGGTACACGAAATTCCATCATTCCAACGGCAGTGTCCTTAAGGATCAGGGTGCGCAGAGCGACTTTGCCgatgtaacattttcaaaggAAGGACAACCGACCATCGTTATAAATTCTGCCAAGCTGCCATACCCTCTGACCCCGACTGAAGTCGATCTGCCGCCGCCTCTATCAGTTCAGCCTCATCTGGCGGCTAAGAAGAACGCTGAAGAGCTTTCGGAAGACGGTGGGCAAGACTGCCGCACGCCATTGAATGGGCCAATCGTTGATGGGGAAATAACCCACCCTAGTGCGCCCCCACCAGATGTGCCGCCGCCAGACTACGCTGATGTTGTCCACAGTGCGGAAAGTGAACCATTCATTCGTGATAGAAGTAATACTCCCCCAAACATACAACGACCTTAAGATACGCGGTTGATACAGTGTACGCTGAAAATACAAGCCATAATTCTTGCTCTATTCGTGATATACGCGACGCCAGAAACGATGATAATCCAGTCGGAAATCATCTCCATAAATGTGACtcattcattttttattataacAGGAAAGATGTTTTTCATGTTTGGTGACGCTTTACATCTGGAATACAGGGTGTGTTGGACGCCTTGCCTATCCTTGAGAGGACATCCCGCAAAAAATTATGTACATTGTGTGTTGATGGAGACAGGTTTTAAATTGATGTAATATCAGAAAGCACTCTTCGACAGCGGCGGTAAGGCATGAGCGACAGACGTGTCATATTGGACTGGTCTTGTTCCCACTTTGACTCAGGAAAAGGCGAACAGATGTGTAGTCTTTGCAAGGAGATCGGACAAAACGTTCCTATACGTGCATTGAATGCCATTTACAGGGTAGTTGAACACACAGACTGTTACAGACGTTAATAGGAAAGTCTACTCCCGAGGTCGATCAAAACGCCTGAGCACTATTTGTCGTATCGTATTTCTCTaaacctcgacaaaacttcatTTCCTATCGTGATTAGTGTTCGGTTCGAAGCATTTAATCAAATTTATATTAATATATTTAATGTACGTCCTTGATAGTTCAATTAGGTGGCTGTTGCAACTCCATTTATCAAAGTTTCCCTACAATTTtgcaaatgatatttttataacaAACGGATGATATCCGCTTagtcaattttttattttattttgtaaattatgTTGACATATTGGTAGTAATCATTGGcatcaaatattcattttaaattaaaacGTGAATTTCAAATTCGATAAAAAGAACCGTATATGACCGTTATACTCTCTCTAACAAGGGCGCTATAGAATCTTTTTATAAGGAGTACTTGTGCCAGATAATCTAGCATTTCGCAGACGCTGTCGCTTATTGGAAATTTGATGATGTTCCTTGACCGAAACTTGTGCAGGGTGCCCGGATGTAGGTTGCATTTCCTTGGCAACTGCAGCAAAGCGACACTGCATCTTAACTTTAACGTCGTAGTCAAGAGTGTCATTGGCCATGGCCCTCAAAGCATATTCAAACATACAAAGATATCTCAACTAAAGggcttttttgtaaatttgtaagcCTTAAAAATATTATATCACTCAGCCCACATCACAATATacgcacattttgaaaattaatgttcTGTTTGTAATGAAGTGTCATTCTTTATGTAGATGCTGTTTAAGAGAAAACTGCTTTACGTTGACAATTTGTATTCACATGTGTTATTTGTGATCAGATATATATCATAATTCACCCGCAACGATGTAGTGTTGGGCTATCATTTATATGGCACATCAAACAGTTTGAACGATAAGACCCCGGTATCAGAAAAAGCTCAGCACTACCTCTGGATATTTGGAGGCGAGCCGTGCAGCCCTCGTCGAACCAAATGTAGGCTGCTCCGGTGATATCATAATAATCTAAGTTTATTATATTTTCTTACTTGTGTAATGCCTATTTCATCAATGTTAAATGAAGTATAATGTAATTGTGTCATGAACAGCTGTACGCCGCTTGTACACTTGTATTCAACAGAAGAACTTCAATCGCCATATGGATATACTGCAGTACAATTCTAAAAATATATTATGCCTTTCAGTCGGTAAGATTGGATTTACGACGGCAAGTATTGACGTCCGGATTAATTGCTATCACACTTCAAACCATTTAAGAAATTTTCCTCATGGGATAAAACGGAAAGTAAGGTATCCAAAACGGGTGTATACTTCAATGGGTAAACAAAAGCTCGCAAAGTGGTAATAAGATAGGAAAagagaaaacaatgtttgcaCCACACAAAGGGTTACGTCCCTTAAATTAAGTGTGTGAATTGTGGGTATTCGCGTGAGATTCAAGACGGCCGGTGGTATTATAACTCTTGTCACTGCACCAGTCTAATGTTCATCGTCGTCATCGCACGCAAGGCGAGATGAAAAAAGGATTTTCAATGTGGTGCATATCTCCTGAATTCTTGCGATGAAAGCAGTACAATAGTTGCAGAGCTGATAAATACAACTGAAAGTACGACATTCAGAaatgaatttatatatatatatatatatatatatatattatatattatatatatatatatatatatatattatatatttattatttatatataattaaCACTTTacaatatatatgtacattatacacacacatatatacatatacataattatatatatatatatatatatatatatatatatatatatatatatatatatcatcacTCATAAATCATTCATTCGTGGTTGTTCGAGGTGACAATCACTGAATAGCGTTGACTACATGTCTATTACATCCTTAATGTCGGTATGTTTGTGTTTCACTCGGTCAGTCGTGTACGGAAACGAGACACTTTGGTAAAATGATAATTACAGATAACGTTTCTTCCGAAGTAGGTACGGTAAAACCAATTTCGACGCCGACCAcgtcaaaaataaatataaaaggaATGAGGTAGGACTACTCAGGAAAAGATTTGGAAATATCTGTAGGACAACACATGATACTTACATATAAACAGTGAACATATCGTCACCCTATTTCTGCATGTAAGAATTATCTCTACATACCCAGATATTCCTCTTCCGCAGTGTACATGTCGGTAATTGGATTTTTTATGAGCTCAAAATGATAATGTAAAGAAGCTTTGTCACAGCTTTATTTCTGAAAGAGATACAGGATGCAAGATAAGCAGAATTTTTGGCCTTGTGTCATGAAAAAAACTCAAGTTTGGACAGGTTAATATCTAGACGACAAGGCTTCTCCGCCTCATGGAGCACAGAGCTTCCGTTGACTTGCATAGCCAGTGAAAGATTACCCGCGTGGTGTTTTCGTTTTTTTCCGGCGAAATCAATATCTCTGTGAGAATCCTAACTGTATTACTCGCGTTCGCTCTGAAAGGGTTTAAATGCACGTCTCACGGTCGCTGATACACTCAACCGTTCTGAAGGTTGATTTGCTCGGCGATTTCGAGCGATTGAACATTCCGAATGAACATTgcctgttgccatggcaacaagaAATAATTCTGAGAATACTTTTCATAGTAAGGCTACAGTATTTTGCTTTCAGAAAGGACCCACAGCAGCGATTGCTGAAAATACTTTACATTTATCATGTTCAAATTCAAATGAATCATTTACCTGATCTGAATGTTaatgatataaaaaaattaaaatacggGATATATTTTGCTGTAAATATAAGAATGTTATCAAATGAAGTTTCGTGTTATATATATCTTATGGTTTTTATCCGAGTACAATAGCAACAAAATAAATCTACACATGGTAACGTTGTCAAGAGAATCGTAATATCCAAGAAATTATCGggtgtttttgttttaaaatagaCTCACATGTGCTCTTTTAGGCTCCGCGTTTAGAATATTCTACGTAGATTCCCAGTAGCGTATACTCACTGATGTCTCATCATAACCACACGAATATCTGCAGGGGATATTCATCGCGGCCTGTTAAGTCCAGtccttgaatttttattttactagcAGCCGTAAAGCTGCGCAAAAATTCCTCGATTTCCATACTTTATTTTGATGGCTTGCTCGGACCTACGAgtcaacaaaaatgaaatctaGCAGAATATTTTAGTGTTAATAATGTTGTGCGATATTGCCACCAACTTTTGAGTGTTTCGTGGGTTTCCCATTATCGTTGCAACGAGAATCGTGGTTAATGATAAATGACTTTTATGCTACACAAAATAGCAAACAACTAATATTGTACACAGTATATTATGACACATAAGGCttttttgtgttgtgttttgtattgttttgttaaAACTTCCCTCATCGATTTATTGAAATGCTTTCAACACAATTTACTGTTATTTTAACGAGTATTTAAAGTGCACGTCAAGGTCAATATTTTGGCTTATTTTTTGAACGAAATTAAATAAAGTTCAGGTAACCTTGCCTTGAAAACCACCATGCGAAATTGTTCATCTCGTTTCTTCTTCTAAGATCCTCGTGATAGCATATAATCCCACTCTGTATATGAGAGGCCTTATAACTCGCGAACTGCGCCGTTCAACCTTTCCTTTTAATTTATGCTGGCGCCAAATTTTCACCCTAGGGAGTACAGGATAATTATTACGGAATCAGACAGCGACAACGCGAGGTACGGGCCTGTGCGTTCAGTTGATGTAACACGGCACTCCAGAGTACGTGACCGTGTTCAATCTGTAGGgttgtcattgaaatttaccGTAATTGCGTTGTAGAGTACTGCAGATGCGATCGCGTTtctttgaccatttttttcagaaatataatTCTTCTGAAACGATACACACCTGAATGGCGCTTTGGATTCTTTGTCCAGTGCGTTCTGAGGGGTCATTTGGAATTGCGAATCGTTCTCTGCACCATAATATTGAAATCGATCTTGCCGGCCGTACAGTTCGACTCGGGCGTTGTTCATACTTACTAAATTCAACGCCATTTTCTCTGGAAACACTATGCTCCAAGTGTATTgtagttacatgtatgtaaaacaaACAATATGCTCAGTTCCTCAGTTGCTTATACGCACTTTTTGGCTGTTGTTCCGGTTCCGTCTTACCAACGTCATAGCGAGGAAAGGGCCGATATACGAATATGAAATGTACAGCTCTTCAACAACATCAGGGAATGTATAGATACTGCATAATTTTCTATTTGAATGAGAAGTAAAAATCATTATCGCAATCAATGTCAATAAATCCTGGTGAGTCCAGTAAGTCTGTAAGAATTACACTATCCAAGGTGTTGTATTGCGCCGTATGAATTAAAAAGTAATATTCCCAATACAAAATCAAGATTGGATAATCAACGTAACGCGGGAGTTGATTTTTAATTTGCGCAGTTAATATAACATTAAATTGGTATTATCATCTCAATTATAAAAGGTTGTTTCGTGATACCGTCTTACAGAATGACAAGCATTGCTGTCTAATGACGATCACGCCTTTGACATTCTGGATATGTGCTTTATGCAGGGTGAAGGCCATTGTGAAGTAAAATTAACACTTGTTCAGTTTACAGCGACCCCTTCACAGCCTAGCACAAAATTAGTTTTGAACCCTGTTGCCGAAACTATACTGAAGAAGAACGTTGTACGACGAAAATGGAAGTAAATCTATATTTGCTTCTTGGCATTTGTCAGCAAAGCCTATTTAGAGGATCGTGCCGACAGGCCTAGTAAACCAATATTCATGATAGCGTTCAGGATAACGTTTATAATTACGCCGCCTGAACAGTGTGCAAAATCTGAATTAAAGgcaggcagtcgtcggaactctgctcaaaggttgccagggacccctacagGCGATGTatacactgtatctagggtacttggcgattgatgaaagttaaagcacatttgttaacaatgaatatcgtaaacttTAAGTCTTGCTTTAAgacttgatgcatctagatatgatgcatgaaatacattgtttgtaaacaaagtcGCATCACACGcgtagttccgacgactgcctcgcTTTAATTTGAATCCTAACACAACGCGATGTCGCTATGTCCTGATTTTGTAAAGTGGTAGTATTGTAGGAGTTTTGCAAAGCGGGGAACATAATAAAGATACGGCGGAGTAGAAATATGATGCCGTCCGCTAAAAAAACGAACCACAAAAATCAAAGTAACACTTAGCATAGCTACCTCGGTCCCGGTGAGTTGTAACAATTACTGACTGTTACAGCACACCATAACACTACTTCAGTACAGAGATTTAGCCAGTCTGCGCATAAATTACTTTGTGCACCTGACTTTAATGAATGATAGCTTCAAACGTCAAGTCTCCTCGATCTACGCAGACTTCGCTATGTCTGATCTTCTTTTAGTTCGCTATGTCTGATCTTATTGTAGAGCCACGATAATCAACAACCCGGAATACATTCCTCATTCCAACGGAAGCCTTCGCTGTAGCAAGCGAGACTCGATTCTCGCAGATGtaattttggaacatatttATCACATAGCTCGTGGGTAAACTCATCAACACATAGCCCGAAGATGAAGACACAGAATTTCCATTTGCTAGAAATACTTCAAATATTTCGACAGAGATGCCGCCTTCTGTAACGATATGTATCGCCTCTGGGTGTCCACTGTATTCTTCCGATAGATTGACTCGCCGCTGGCGGCGCTGCATTATTGAAAAACTCCGGTGAAGTCGGAAATTGAACACCCATCAACAGCAAATGTATAATTCGCAACAGACTCAACAGCCTTGAGTGTTCATGTGTTTTACATTTAGTTCCATCAAAATTATTTGCCATCCTTGCACTGACCGTGACCTCTGATAAACTCGCAGGTGCATTCCGTTTTTGTCTGTGTGCTctaaatatatttgaagttgTCGGTAAATCTGAAAAATTAATGTTAATATGGAAATTCATCTGTCCACGAGAAGACTGTCAACACATGTTCACAAGACATGTCGCGATGCATGTATACATTACCCGCGAGCCACCAGCGGGTCTCTGAGTggggtgccccccccccccccaatgacCTCAGCGAACTCTAAATTACCTTGCTTACGAAATTGTCAGATAATTCAGCCTGAGCTCCTGCACTTATGTGGAGTTTGTGTCAGAAGAAACACGCTCATTTAAACCGTTTCTGTCTCTGTCagatattttcagattttcaggGATCAAACAATTAAAAAAGGGTAATTCACGTCGCACACGCCGTAGAGATTTTATTGATATCATCTTTTGTATAATGATGTTGCCAGCAAACACTGCATCCGCGCACGCTCAACTAACGACCTAAC
The DNA window shown above is from Ptychodera flava strain L36383 chromosome 5, AS_Pfla_20210202, whole genome shotgun sequence and carries:
- the LOC139133072 gene encoding uncharacterized protein; protein product: MGVVTMAYARLAKSLIFRLVVSFAYCILSEAIKANGGTRTRFRQRVRRTGTFSGGAGGAGFVNAGLHLEPWEIALIVGGVGCCILIVLCMCCKTKKKKAQEQQEYKAVSEGEESIQLQDRPTNCSERRDSYPQTPGYHTLKHAGPEQDEEETTSCSRLSTAGAPDNVSRPGYTKFHHSNGSVLKDQGAQSDFADVTFSKEGQPTIVINSAKLPYPLTPTEVDLPPPLSVQPHLAAKKNAEELSEDGGQDCRTPLNGPIVDGEITHPSAPPPDVPPPDYADVVHSAESEPFIRDRSNTPPNIQRP